A genomic region of Pelodiscus sinensis isolate JC-2024 chromosome 1, ASM4963464v1, whole genome shotgun sequence contains the following coding sequences:
- the LOC142826498 gene encoding uncharacterized protein LOC142826498 produces MRRDTFLELCEWLVPALRRRDTRMRPTIPLQKRVAIALWKLSTPDSYRSIGNQFGVGRSTVGAVLMQVVKAINRVLLHRVVRLADPDAVIRGFGTLSFPNCGGAIDGTYIPIRAPEH; encoded by the exons atgaggagggacaccttcctggagctctgcgagtggctcgtccctgctctgcgcagaagggacactcgcatgaggcccaccatccccctccagaagcgggtggccatcgccctctggaagctctccacgccggacagctaccgatccatcgggaaccagtttggcgtggggagatccaccgtcggagcggtgctcatgcag gtggtcaaggccatcaaccgggtgctgctccacagggtggtccgcctcgccgacccggacgccgtcatccggggattcggcaccctcagcttccccaactgcgggggggccatcgacgggacgtacatccccatccgtgccccggaacactag